In one Echinicola marina genomic region, the following are encoded:
- a CDS encoding RagB/SusD family nutrient uptake outer membrane protein codes for MKYATIKYFILGILLVTTLSSCSEEYLDQPALGALGDDVLATRDGINKLLIGAYASLDGQGEGGTDALGGGNGWEAAPENWIYGTVAGGEASKGSFAGDQPAIDPIVNFYSSPSNGFFNTKWKATYEGIKRTNNVLRLAPNVEELSDSERQNIIGQARFLRGHFYFELKKMFNMVPWIDETTEDPNQPNDQDIWPMIEADFQFAYDNLPPTQAEFARANKWAAAAYLGKTYLYQKKYQEANTIFKEVISSGVNPAGTKYALLDQFSDNFDAAKENNSETVFDIQMVANSGTGTISNSNSGNMLNFPYNSPFRCCGFYQPTQELVNSFKTDPLSGLPDLDNYNQNPVKSDMGITSSQSFEPYTGSLDPRLDWTVGRRGIPYHDWGHHPGQQWVRDQSYGGPYAPKKTIYWQATQDLYADQSSWAPGTAINVHVIRYADVILMCAETEAQLGNLIEAMNLVNQIRSRAMNPDGFLKTYIDESSPMEGFTNTPAANYTIGRYTAAQFSSPDAALKAIYFERKLELAMEGHRFFDLVRWGIAEQELNAYFDYQGDITQDVKDGKFSAPKNNYYPIPQRQIDLSVKDGTPMLKQNTGYN; via the coding sequence ATGAAATACGCAACAATCAAATATTTTATACTGGGCATCTTACTGGTCACTACCCTCTCATCATGCTCGGAAGAATATCTGGATCAGCCAGCACTAGGTGCCTTGGGAGATGATGTGCTTGCCACTCGCGATGGCATCAATAAACTCCTTATCGGAGCTTACGCCTCACTTGATGGCCAAGGAGAAGGAGGTACAGATGCCCTTGGTGGTGGAAATGGCTGGGAAGCAGCACCCGAAAACTGGATCTATGGCACTGTCGCAGGCGGGGAAGCCTCAAAAGGCAGCTTTGCAGGTGACCAACCTGCCATTGACCCGATTGTCAATTTCTATTCAAGTCCATCTAACGGCTTTTTCAATACCAAATGGAAAGCTACTTATGAAGGTATAAAAAGGACCAATAATGTCTTAAGACTGGCTCCTAATGTAGAAGAATTAAGCGACAGTGAAAGGCAGAACATCATTGGTCAAGCAAGATTTCTAAGAGGTCACTTCTATTTTGAGCTAAAAAAGATGTTCAATATGGTGCCATGGATTGATGAAACCACAGAGGATCCAAACCAGCCAAATGACCAGGATATTTGGCCGATGATAGAAGCAGACTTTCAGTTTGCTTATGATAATCTTCCTCCCACACAAGCGGAGTTTGCCCGTGCCAATAAATGGGCAGCAGCGGCCTATCTGGGAAAAACTTATCTCTACCAGAAAAAGTACCAAGAAGCAAACACCATCTTTAAAGAAGTTATCTCCTCTGGCGTTAATCCTGCCGGTACCAAATATGCTCTGCTTGACCAATTTTCGGATAACTTTGACGCTGCCAAAGAGAATAATTCAGAAACAGTCTTTGATATTCAAATGGTGGCCAACTCAGGCACAGGAACTATATCCAATTCCAACTCTGGAAACATGCTCAACTTCCCCTACAACAGTCCTTTTAGGTGTTGTGGCTTTTACCAACCTACCCAGGAATTGGTCAATTCTTTCAAAACCGATCCTCTTTCAGGACTTCCGGACTTGGACAACTACAATCAAAATCCTGTCAAGTCCGATATGGGGATCACTTCCTCACAATCCTTTGAACCCTACACTGGTTCACTTGATCCGAGACTAGATTGGACAGTAGGCAGAAGGGGCATTCCCTATCATGACTGGGGACACCACCCGGGACAACAATGGGTCAGAGATCAATCTTACGGCGGTCCATATGCTCCTAAGAAAACCATTTATTGGCAGGCTACCCAAGATCTTTATGCAGACCAAAGTTCTTGGGCTCCTGGCACAGCCATCAATGTCCATGTCATCCGCTATGCTGATGTGATTTTGATGTGCGCAGAAACCGAAGCGCAACTTGGCAACCTCATTGAGGCTATGAACTTGGTCAACCAAATCAGGTCAAGAGCCATGAATCCTGATGGTTTTCTAAAAACCTATATCGATGAAAGTTCCCCTATGGAAGGTTTTACCAATACTCCAGCTGCCAATTACACCATCGGGCGCTATACTGCTGCACAATTCTCCAGTCCTGATGCTGCCTTAAAAGCTATATATTTTGAAAGGAAGCTTGAACTTGCAATGGAAGGCCATCGTTTCTTTGACCTGGTGAGATGGGGAATTGCTGAACAGGAGCTAAATGCCTATTTTGATTACCAGGGTGACATTACCCAAGATGTAAAAGACGGTAAATTCAGTGCTCCAAAAAATAATTATTATCCCATACCTCAGCGTCAAATCGACCTGAGCGTAAAAGACGGAACACCAATGCTCAAGCAAAACACTGGATACAACTAA
- a CDS encoding SusC/RagA family TonB-linked outer membrane protein, translated as MFKLLSNFQLGVALLCFFISASTPLSLAFGQSTQVSGKVIDADNGESIPGVSISQKGTTKGTITDLDGNYSLEVSEDAILVFSFIGYATEEIPVNGQSTIDISLKTDITGLEEVVVVGYGTQKKQDLTGAVSVVKMEEMTQQPSPQLTSQLQGRVSGVTITGSGQPGQAPQIKIRGVNTFGNNTPLFIVDGVPTPNINDINPNDVETMQVLKDAGAASIYGSRAANGVIIVTTKKGRGDVKVNYNMYIGSQQVQGGNPWNILSSQEMADLKFMALRNTNPGGTINDDQYGSGENPVLPNYIAPVGAQTVDESLYNLNPYYTDPQELDNFYRIVEANKTGTNWFQEIFNPARIQNHNLSVNGGNDKGNYFFSMSYFDQQGTLTNTYLKRYTLRSNTSFNITDNIRIGENLTYSISENPRIDNLTEGSAIGMAFRQQPIIPVYDIMGNFAGSFGSGLGNAKNPVAIQERTKNNRGVASRLFGNVFAEVDFLNHFTARTSFGGQYYTNSYNRFQFPEYENSENLNVNQYTEGSNFNFNYTWTNTLTYKKEFNERHDLTVLLGSEAYRNNGRDMEAFTQGYFSFDPDYVTLTNGSGTQQHSSSVYKDALFSLFGRVDYTYNDKYILSATVRRDGSSRFLNEQYGVFPAVSAGWRITEESFMPENNWIDDLKIRGGYGVMGNQLNVAPDNAFSTYEGNRNSAYYPIDGSNANIQEGFQEKRIGNPDAKWERNINSNVGIDASLWQGKVQLTLDYYSKTVDDLLYNPEVIATEGAAEPPYINIAKMTNKGFDMDASTYFNLAPDLTFNTTLSFTTYNNEIVKIADGVPYFDQEGRRFNGSNIIRNQVGHPVSEFFGYQVVGFWNSQEEVDNANANAAEITENPDALYQDGIGVGRFKYQDTNGDGIITPDDRTALGNPNPKFTYGINLGLEYRNWDFSMFLYGVSGNDIWNNVKWWTDFYSSFQGAKSHTALYDSWTPDNMDATAPIQETTGSFSTAGVPNSYFVENGSYLRARQTQIGYTFSKDLLDRYHIGGLRLYAQAANLFTITDYSGLDPEISGGTTNFGIDEGQYPNQRQFIFGLNLTF; from the coding sequence ATGTTTAAATTATTATCCAATTTTCAATTGGGGGTGGCACTCCTATGCTTTTTCATAAGTGCTAGCACCCCCTTATCCCTTGCCTTCGGGCAATCAACGCAAGTAAGCGGAAAGGTTATTGACGCAGACAATGGAGAATCTATCCCAGGAGTGAGCATTTCACAGAAAGGCACCACAAAAGGCACCATAACCGATTTGGATGGGAATTACTCCCTTGAAGTAAGCGAGGACGCTATACTGGTATTCTCCTTTATCGGATACGCAACAGAAGAAATCCCCGTAAATGGTCAATCAACAATTGATATCTCTTTGAAAACAGACATCACAGGACTGGAAGAAGTAGTTGTTGTGGGCTATGGCACCCAAAAGAAGCAAGACCTCACCGGAGCAGTATCTGTTGTAAAAATGGAAGAAATGACACAACAGCCCAGCCCTCAACTTACCAGTCAGCTCCAAGGGCGTGTATCTGGAGTAACCATCACAGGCTCTGGACAACCTGGACAAGCCCCCCAAATCAAAATCCGTGGGGTAAACACTTTTGGCAATAACACACCACTTTTCATCGTAGATGGTGTACCTACTCCAAACATCAATGACATCAACCCTAATGATGTCGAGACCATGCAAGTGCTCAAAGATGCAGGTGCTGCATCCATCTACGGTTCTCGCGCCGCTAATGGTGTCATCATCGTCACCACCAAAAAAGGCCGTGGAGATGTCAAAGTCAACTACAACATGTACATCGGCTCTCAGCAGGTTCAAGGAGGAAACCCCTGGAACATCCTTTCTTCCCAAGAAATGGCTGACTTAAAATTCATGGCACTGAGGAATACTAATCCAGGAGGAACGATCAATGATGACCAATATGGTAGTGGTGAAAATCCAGTGCTACCTAACTACATCGCTCCGGTAGGCGCACAAACCGTCGATGAATCTCTATATAACCTCAATCCATATTACACTGACCCACAAGAGCTAGACAATTTCTATAGAATAGTAGAAGCCAATAAAACCGGCACTAACTGGTTTCAAGAAATATTTAACCCTGCGAGGATACAAAACCATAATCTTTCTGTAAATGGAGGAAATGACAAAGGGAATTACTTCTTCTCCATGAGCTATTTTGACCAGCAAGGCACACTGACCAATACCTATTTAAAACGGTATACATTAAGATCAAATACCTCGTTCAATATTACGGACAATATCCGAATCGGAGAAAACCTGACCTATTCCATTTCGGAAAACCCTAGAATAGACAACCTTACTGAAGGAAGCGCAATCGGAATGGCCTTTAGACAACAGCCGATCATACCTGTTTATGACATCATGGGGAACTTTGCAGGCTCATTCGGATCGGGTCTTGGAAATGCAAAGAACCCTGTAGCCATCCAAGAAAGGACCAAAAACAACCGCGGTGTTGCCTCCAGACTATTTGGAAATGTTTTTGCCGAAGTGGACTTTCTAAATCACTTTACTGCCAGAACAAGCTTTGGAGGTCAATATTACACCAATTCCTACAACCGTTTTCAATTCCCTGAATATGAAAACTCTGAAAACCTTAATGTCAACCAGTATACAGAAGGTTCAAACTTCAACTTCAACTACACTTGGACCAATACCCTTACCTACAAAAAGGAATTCAATGAACGCCACGACCTTACAGTTTTGCTAGGATCTGAAGCTTACCGGAACAACGGAAGGGACATGGAAGCATTTACCCAAGGATATTTCTCCTTTGACCCCGACTATGTCACCCTGACCAATGGTTCAGGTACCCAACAACACTCCAGCTCAGTCTATAAGGACGCCTTATTTTCGCTATTTGGCAGAGTAGACTACACGTATAATGACAAGTATATCCTCAGCGCTACAGTCAGAAGAGATGGTTCCTCACGGTTCCTAAATGAACAGTATGGCGTATTTCCAGCGGTCAGTGCCGGCTGGAGAATTACCGAAGAAAGCTTCATGCCAGAAAACAACTGGATAGACGACTTGAAAATCCGTGGGGGATACGGTGTAATGGGTAACCAACTCAATGTAGCTCCTGACAATGCATTTTCCACCTATGAAGGAAACAGGAATTCCGCCTATTATCCTATAGATGGCAGCAATGCCAATATCCAGGAAGGCTTTCAGGAGAAAAGAATCGGTAATCCAGATGCCAAATGGGAACGTAACATCAACTCCAACGTCGGTATAGACGCAAGTTTATGGCAAGGAAAAGTACAATTGACCCTGGACTACTATAGCAAAACTGTGGACGACCTACTTTACAACCCCGAGGTCATCGCGACAGAAGGCGCTGCAGAGCCCCCTTATATCAATATCGCCAAAATGACCAATAAAGGTTTTGATATGGATGCTAGTACTTACTTCAATTTAGCTCCAGATTTGACATTTAATACCACCCTGTCATTTACTACTTACAATAATGAAATCGTAAAAATCGCAGATGGTGTACCTTATTTTGACCAAGAAGGAAGACGCTTCAACGGTAGTAATATCATTCGAAACCAAGTAGGACACCCTGTCAGCGAGTTCTTTGGCTATCAAGTAGTTGGTTTTTGGAACTCCCAAGAAGAAGTAGACAATGCCAATGCAAATGCAGCTGAGATCACTGAAAACCCAGATGCGCTATACCAGGACGGAATAGGAGTAGGACGGTTCAAATACCAGGACACTAACGGGGATGGTATTATCACACCGGATGACCGAACTGCCCTGGGAAATCCCAACCCAAAATTCACCTACGGCATCAACTTAGGACTTGAATACCGCAACTGGGACTTCAGTATGTTCTTGTACGGCGTCAGTGGAAATGACATTTGGAATAATGTAAAATGGTGGACAGACTTCTACAGCTCCTTCCAAGGAGCCAAAAGTCATACAGCCCTCTATGACTCCTGGACTCCTGACAATATGGATGCCACTGCCCCAATCCAGGAAACAACTGGTTCATTCAGTACTGCAGGGGTACCCAATTCCTATTTTGTTGAAAATGGCAGTTATTTAAGGGCGCGACAAACGCAAATCGGCTACACCTTTAGCAAAGACCTGCTGGACCGCTACCATATTGGTGGCCTGAGACTCTACGCACAGGCAGCCAATCTTTTCACAATCACCGACTATTCTGGATTAGATCCTGAGATTTCTGGTGGTACAACCAACTTTGGAATTGATGAGGGACAATATCCCAATCAACGCCAATTCATCTTTGGTCTCAACTTAACTTTCTAA
- the hemB gene encoding porphobilinogen synthase — MNKRPRRNRKSAVIREMVEETRLSVKDFIFPIFVIDGTNKKEEVASMPGIYRHSTDLLLKEIEECMNLGIKAFDIFPAYPEDKKDKYATEGHNPETFYLQAIHKIKSTFPEACIMTDVAMDPYSSDGHDGIVEDGKILNDETLDILGKMAVAQAQAGADIIGPSDMMDGRVAFLRNELDTHGHKDVSIMSYTAKYASGFYNPFRDALDSAPKAGDKKTYQMDPANLHEALIEAELDEAEGADFMMVKPALAYLDVIRLLKQNSRLPIAAYNVSGEYSMIKAAGERGWLDSERIMMESLLSIKRAGASIILSYFAKEFALLQK, encoded by the coding sequence ATGAATAAAAGACCAAGAAGAAACAGAAAGTCAGCCGTCATTCGAGAAATGGTGGAAGAGACCCGACTTTCTGTCAAGGATTTCATCTTCCCTATATTCGTAATTGATGGAACCAACAAAAAAGAAGAAGTTGCTTCTATGCCTGGAATTTACAGACACTCCACAGACCTATTACTAAAGGAGATTGAAGAATGCATGAATCTTGGCATCAAGGCCTTCGATATTTTCCCTGCCTACCCTGAAGACAAAAAGGACAAATACGCCACCGAAGGACACAATCCTGAAACATTTTATTTACAGGCCATCCACAAAATCAAATCCACCTTCCCTGAAGCATGTATCATGACAGATGTAGCAATGGACCCTTATAGCTCCGATGGACATGACGGTATAGTAGAGGATGGCAAAATCCTGAATGACGAGACTTTGGATATTCTAGGAAAGATGGCCGTTGCACAAGCACAAGCCGGAGCCGACATCATAGGCCCTTCTGATATGATGGACGGCCGGGTAGCGTTCTTAAGAAATGAACTGGATACACATGGACACAAAGACGTCTCCATTATGTCATACACAGCCAAATACGCAAGTGGCTTTTACAACCCCTTTAGAGACGCCCTAGATTCCGCCCCAAAGGCAGGAGATAAAAAGACCTACCAAATGGACCCAGCAAATCTCCACGAAGCACTTATTGAAGCAGAACTGGACGAAGCAGAGGGAGCTGACTTTATGATGGTCAAACCTGCACTGGCCTATCTTGATGTCATCAGACTGCTCAAACAAAATAGCCGCCTCCCCATTGCTGCTTATAATGTAAGTGGAGAATACTCCATGATAAAAGCAGCGGGAGAAAGAGGATGGCTGGACAGTGAAAGAATCATGATGGAGTCACTGTTAAGCATAAAAAGAGCTGGAGCCAGTATTATCTTAAGTTATTTCGCCAAAGAATTTGCTTTACTGCAAAAATAA
- the rocD gene encoding ornithine--oxo-acid transaminase, which translates to MLEPITSSKQAIQLEDKYGAHNYHPLPVVLSKGDGVFMWDVEGKKYYDFLSSYSAVNQGHCHPRIKDTMIEQAGTLTLTSRAFHNDVLGTFEKFVCEYFGYDKVLPMNTGAEGVETAIKIARKWGYEKKGIPENQGTIIVAENNFHGRTTTIVSFSNDETARKNFGPYTPGFISIPYDDTQALKDALESNKNIIGFLVEPIQGEAGVYVPKDGYLKEAAELCKKHNTLFIADEIQTGIGRTGKLLACDHENVKPDMLILGKAISGGFYPVSAVLANDPIMEVIQPGQHGSTFGGNPLGARVAMTALDIITEEKLAENAEKMGEIFRNRMQKLIDKSSWINLVRGKGLLNAIVVNDSEDSDTAWNICLALKENGLLAKPTHGNIIRFAPPLVITEEQIHECCDIIEKSLSEFQQ; encoded by the coding sequence ATGTTGGAACCAATCACATCAAGTAAACAAGCCATTCAATTAGAAGACAAGTACGGAGCACACAACTACCACCCCCTACCCGTAGTGCTTTCAAAGGGAGACGGCGTTTTTATGTGGGATGTAGAAGGGAAAAAATATTATGATTTTCTTTCTTCCTATTCTGCTGTCAACCAAGGCCACTGCCACCCTAGAATCAAGGACACAATGATAGAGCAGGCAGGAACCCTTACCTTGACCTCAAGGGCTTTTCACAATGACGTGCTGGGAACTTTCGAAAAATTTGTATGTGAATATTTTGGCTATGACAAGGTATTACCTATGAACACTGGAGCAGAAGGCGTAGAAACCGCCATAAAAATTGCCAGAAAATGGGGCTATGAGAAAAAAGGCATTCCCGAAAACCAAGGAACCATCATAGTAGCCGAAAACAATTTTCACGGCCGGACCACCACCATTGTTTCATTCTCCAATGATGAAACCGCAAGAAAAAACTTTGGCCCCTACACCCCCGGCTTTATCTCCATCCCTTACGATGACACCCAAGCCCTGAAGGACGCACTGGAATCCAATAAGAATATAATAGGCTTCCTAGTAGAACCCATCCAAGGAGAAGCCGGCGTCTATGTCCCAAAAGACGGCTATTTAAAAGAAGCTGCCGAACTCTGCAAGAAGCATAATACATTGTTTATTGCAGATGAAATTCAAACCGGTATTGGCCGAACAGGAAAGCTACTTGCCTGCGATCATGAAAATGTAAAACCAGACATGCTTATATTAGGAAAAGCCATTTCAGGTGGTTTCTACCCTGTATCTGCAGTATTGGCCAATGATCCCATCATGGAAGTAATACAACCCGGACAACATGGCTCTACTTTTGGTGGAAACCCCTTGGGAGCAAGAGTCGCCATGACTGCTCTCGACATCATCACTGAAGAAAAACTCGCCGAAAACGCTGAAAAAATGGGCGAAATATTCAGAAACAGAATGCAGAAGCTTATTGACAAATCAAGTTGGATCAACTTGGTCAGAGGAAAGGGACTGCTAAACGCCATCGTAGTCAACGACAGCGAAGACAGCGATACCGCTTGGAACATTTGTCTAGCGCTGAAGGAAAATGGACTACTAGCCAAGCCAACCCATGGAAATATCATTAGATTTGCCCCTCCTTTGGTCATTACAGAAGAGCAAATCCATGAATGTTGCGACATCATAGAAAAATCCCTTTCGGAATTTCAACAGTAA
- the rpmG gene encoding 50S ribosomal protein L33: protein MAKKGNRVQVILECTEHKNSGVPGTSRYITTKNRKNTTERLELKKYNPILKKVTVHKEIK, encoded by the coding sequence ATGGCTAAGAAAGGAAACAGAGTTCAAGTGATTTTGGAATGTACAGAGCACAAAAACAGTGGTGTTCCAGGCACTTCAAGATATATCACGACGAAAAACCGTAAAAATACTACAGAGAGATTGGAGCTTAAGAAGTATAACCCAATCCTTAAGAAAGTAACGGTTCATAAAGAAATTAAATAA
- a CDS encoding DUF4295 domain-containing protein: MAKKVVATLKKEGGVTFAKVIKAVKSEKTGAYTFREEMVPTTEVKDTLAK; encoded by the coding sequence ATGGCTAAGAAAGTAGTAGCAACCCTGAAAAAAGAAGGTGGTGTAACGTTCGCAAAGGTGATCAAAGCAGTTAAATCTGAGAAAACCGGTGCATACACTTTCAGAGAAGAGATGGTACCTACCACAGAGGTAAAGGATACCCTTGCAAAATAA
- the ftsY gene encoding signal recognition particle-docking protein FtsY — MGIFGFFSKDKKESLDKGLQKSSENLFSKLGKAVIGKSKVDDEVLDELEEVLITSDVGVDTTIKVIQRIEERVAKDKYVNTAELDKILREEIVGLLEESNMEDLSNFELPKDKKPYVIMVVGVNGVGKTTTIGKLAHQFKSAGKSVVLGAADTFRAAAVDQLILWGERVGVPVISHGMNADPASVAFDTVKKAVDMDADVVIVDTAGRLHTKVNLMNELSKIKRVMQKFIDDAPHEILLVLDGSTGQNAFIQAKEFTKATEINALAITKLDGTAKGGVVIGISDQFKIPVKYIGVGEKMTDLQVFNRTEFVDSLFKQRLKD; from the coding sequence ATGGGAATTTTTGGATTTTTTTCTAAGGATAAAAAGGAAAGTCTTGATAAAGGACTTCAAAAATCCAGTGAAAACTTGTTTTCTAAGCTTGGCAAGGCCGTAATAGGCAAGTCCAAGGTGGATGATGAGGTCTTGGATGAATTGGAAGAAGTATTGATTACATCTGACGTAGGGGTAGATACTACTATTAAAGTCATCCAAAGAATCGAAGAACGTGTGGCCAAAGACAAATATGTCAATACCGCCGAATTGGATAAAATCCTTAGAGAAGAAATAGTTGGTCTCCTTGAAGAGAGCAATATGGAAGACCTGAGCAATTTTGAATTGCCAAAGGACAAGAAACCTTATGTCATTATGGTAGTGGGGGTGAACGGAGTCGGTAAAACCACGACCATTGGTAAGCTGGCACATCAGTTTAAGTCGGCAGGAAAGTCGGTGGTGCTGGGGGCAGCAGATACTTTTAGGGCAGCAGCAGTGGACCAGTTGATTCTATGGGGTGAGCGAGTAGGTGTGCCAGTGATTTCTCATGGCATGAATGCGGATCCTGCTTCTGTGGCATTTGATACGGTAAAAAAAGCCGTGGATATGGATGCGGATGTGGTGATAGTGGATACTGCAGGAAGGCTGCATACCAAAGTGAACCTGATGAATGAGCTGAGCAAAATCAAGCGGGTGATGCAAAAGTTCATTGACGATGCTCCGCATGAAATCTTATTGGTCTTGGATGGTTCTACTGGGCAGAATGCCTTTATACAGGCCAAGGAGTTTACCAAAGCCACGGAGATCAATGCCCTTGCTATTACGAAATTGGACGGGACTGCAAAAGGTGGAGTGGTAATCGGTATTTCAGATCAATTTAAAATTCCAGTGAAATACATAGGTGTGGGAGAGAAAATGACCGATTTGCAGGTGTTCAACAGAACAGAATTTGTGGATTCCCTGTTCAAACAGCGGTTAAAAGACTAA
- a CDS encoding ammonium transporter — protein MNWSFNELAQVSSEALAQGADLSADITQNLLTTNNVWMMLSTALVFIMHLGFAGVEAGFGQAKNTVNILFKNTVTPIIGIVTYAICGFFLMYPGFDVPGWFGFDGAGWSMFWFAPGDADVSAGYADGGYTYWTDFLFQAMFAATAATIVSGAIAERVKLWAYLLFTIIYVGIVYPIIGSWKWGGGVLDDWGFYDFAGSTLVHSVGGWGALAGVILVGPRIGKYVNGKTVDKPGASVPLAVIGVFLLWLGWFGFNGGSVLSADPGLVSFVLVTTSLAACAGGLGGFLAGYFVFKRLDLGMVLNGILAGLVGITAGADVINPGPALIVGFIAGILVVLSAVLLDSLKLDDVVGAVSVHLTCGIWGTLAVGIFSTNPDHSFITQLTGVVICGITAFVCAFTIFYLLKVTVGIRVSEEHEKTGLDSHEHGIRGYTIVYDE, from the coding sequence ATGAACTGGAGTTTTAACGAGCTCGCTCAAGTAAGTAGCGAAGCCCTTGCACAGGGAGCAGATCTATCTGCCGACATTACCCAAAACTTACTAACAACAAACAACGTGTGGATGATGCTTTCCACAGCCCTAGTATTCATCATGCACTTAGGCTTTGCCGGAGTAGAAGCTGGGTTTGGCCAAGCCAAAAACACAGTAAACATTCTTTTCAAAAACACAGTAACACCAATCATAGGAATTGTAACCTATGCTATCTGTGGATTTTTCTTGATGTACCCTGGTTTTGACGTACCGGGATGGTTCGGATTTGACGGTGCAGGATGGAGCATGTTCTGGTTTGCCCCGGGAGACGCTGACGTATCTGCCGGCTATGCAGATGGAGGCTACACCTACTGGACTGACTTCTTGTTCCAAGCCATGTTTGCCGCAACTGCCGCGACCATCGTTTCAGGAGCCATTGCCGAAAGGGTTAAATTATGGGCCTACCTATTATTTACCATTATCTATGTAGGCATAGTATATCCTATCATCGGAAGCTGGAAATGGGGCGGTGGAGTCCTTGACGATTGGGGATTCTATGACTTTGCCGGCTCTACACTTGTTCATTCCGTAGGTGGATGGGGAGCACTTGCAGGCGTTATCCTTGTAGGACCACGTATCGGTAAATACGTTAATGGCAAAACCGTTGACAAACCAGGCGCCAGTGTTCCTTTGGCAGTAATCGGTGTATTCTTGCTATGGTTAGGATGGTTTGGTTTCAACGGTGGATCTGTACTTTCTGCTGACCCAGGCTTAGTATCCTTTGTACTAGTAACCACTTCACTAGCTGCATGTGCCGGTGGACTTGGAGGCTTCTTGGCAGGTTACTTTGTATTCAAAAGACTTGACCTCGGCATGGTACTGAACGGTATACTTGCCGGATTGGTAGGCATTACTGCCGGTGCTGATGTCATCAACCCCGGACCAGCTTTAATTGTTGGCTTTATTGCAGGTATTCTTGTTGTACTTTCAGCTGTACTTCTAGACAGCCTAAAATTAGACGATGTAGTAGGTGCAGTATCCGTACACTTGACTTGCGGAATCTGGGGAACACTAGCAGTAGGTATTTTCTCTACCAACCCTGATCATTCATTCATTACCCAGCTTACTGGGGTAGTAATTTGTGGAATCACCGCCTTTGTTTGCGCATTCACCATCTTCTACCTTCTAAAAGTAACTGTCGGCATCAGGGTTTCCGAAGAACACGAAAAAACCGGATTGGATTCCCACGAACACGGAATCAGAGGTTACACCATCGTATACGACGAATAA
- the rpmB gene encoding 50S ribosomal protein L28 has translation MAKVCDITGKRPRVGNNVSHANNKTKRKFYPNLHKKSFYVPEEDAWITLKVSTKALRTINKKGISAVLKEAQAEGHIIIK, from the coding sequence ATGGCAAAAGTTTGTGACATCACCGGTAAAAGACCTCGAGTAGGTAATAATGTATCGCACGCGAACAACAAGACCAAGCGTAAGTTTTATCCTAACTTGCATAAGAAAAGTTTCTATGTGCCAGAAGAGGATGCTTGGATCACGTTGAAAGTTTCTACAAAAGCATTGAGAACTATCAATAAAAAAGGTATCAGTGCCGTTTTGAAAGAAGCTCAGGCTGAAGGACACATTATCATTAAATAA